GGGCGTCTACAACGCGGTGCGCATCTCGGGCGATCTGGTGGGACGCGCAATGTTCATGGGCCGCGGCGCCGGTCCCGAGCCCACGTCCAGCGCCATTGTCTCCGACCTCATCGACCTCGGGCACAACATCCGACGGGCGGCGCACAACCGGATACCCGTGCTCCTGGACCGGCCGGTGCGCGTGCTTCCCATCGAAGAGGTGCTCTCGCGCTACTACCTGCGTCTCTGGGTCAAGGACCGTCCCGGAGTGCTGGCGCGCATCGCGGCCATCTGCGGCGAGCACGCCATCAGCATCGCTTCGGTGCTGCAGAAGGAAGTCGACCCCGACGCCCGGCGCGCCGAGCTGGTGCTGCTCACCCACGACGCCCGGGAAGCCGACTGGCGGCCGGCCATCAAGCGCATCACCGAGCTGGATGTGGTGCCGGAAGTCGCCAGCGTGATCCGGATCGAAGACCTGCTCGAATGACGCTCAGCGTCCCGGCGGGCGTCATTGAACGCTACCTCGAGTTCCTGCCGTTTGCGGGCGCCGCCCCGGACCTGACCATCGGCGAGGGCGGCACCCCGCTGGTGCGCGCGCCGGTCCTGGAGGCCCGAACCGGCATCCGCGAGGTTTGGCTCAAGCTCGAAGGCTGCAACCCCACCGGGTCCTTCAAGGACCGGGGCATGGTCGTTGCCGTGGCCAAGGCGCTGGAGGCCAAGGCGCGCGCACTCATCTGCGCCTCCACCGGAAACACCGCCGCGTCGGCCGCCGCCTACGGGGCCCGCGCCGGCGTGACGACGGTGTGCGTGGTGCCGCACGACTCCACCGCATCGGGAAAGATGGCGCAGACCCGGATGTTCGGCGCGCGGGTCGTGGCCGTGACCGGTACGTTCGATCACGCGCTGACCATCGTGCGCCGGCTGGCCGAACGCGACGGTGTGGAGCTCGTCAACTCGGTCAACCCCCACCGGCTGGAGGGACAAAAGACGGCGGCGTTCGAGATCGTGGACGCGCTGGGCGATGCGCCGGATGAGCTGTATTTGCCGGTGGGCAATGCCGGAAACATCGCCGCCTATTGGCGTGGGTTCGTTGGCTACCGGGAGGCCGGGCGGGCGACGAAGACCCCGGTGCTCCGAGGATTCCAGGCCGAGGGCGCGGCGCCGATGGTGCTTGGGCATCCCATCGACGACCCGGTCACCCAGGCGTCGGCCATCCGCATCGGCAATCCGGCCAACTGGGACGAGGCGGCGGCAGCGCGCGATGCCTCCGACGGATCGATCGAAGCCGTGCCCGAGCCGGCGATCGCCGAGGCCTATCGACTGCTCGCGCAGGAGATGGGCGTGTTCGTCGAGCCCGCCTCGGCCGCCGGGGTGGCGGGCTTGCTGCAACGGCGGGCGGGCGGCCCCGCCTCACCGGAGCGCGTCGTGTGCGTGCTCACCGGGTCCGGACTGAAAGACCCGGACACCGCCCTGCGCGAGTCCGACGAGCCGATCACGACGCCCCCCGACCTCGATGCCGTGACGCGCGTGCTGGGGTGGTCGGACTAGGCCGAATTCATCCATCTCGAGCGAGCGGCTCGCAGGGCGCACGGCATTTGCTGGCGCTCGGCGCGCCGCCTTAATATCGGGCCGCGCCGGCTGTGCCGCCGATAAGGCTTGGGAGTTCCACAGGATGGGGCAGGAAGACACCCGCGAACGATCCGATCGAATCCGCCGCGAAGTCCGCGATCTGACCGACAAGGGACTATCGCCGCAGGAAATCCTGTCGCTGTTCTATATGCGGGGCAAATGGCGCAGCCGCCTCTCTGAGGAAACCCAGCCCGAAAACTCCCCCAGCGAAATCGGTCGCGACTAGCCGGCCAGCAGGTCGTTCCAGCGGGCGGTCACCTGCGTCCGCAGCTCCTCCGGCGAGCCGTTGTTGTCGAGGCGCACGATGGGCCGCTCAGGACGGAGTCCCCGAAACGCCTCGGCCTTCTCATCAGGATCAGCCTGCATCGCCAGGCGGGCCCGAATCTGATCGGCTGAGAGACGTCCGCTGGCGACGACGCGCTCGACCAGCAACTCCGAATCGGCCTCGACGAGCCAGAGCCCGTCCAACCGACCGCCGGAAGGACCCTCGACCACGTTGATGGCTTCGATGAACGTGGCGGGCGCGTCGGTAGCTTCAGCCAATAGGGCGTCGGTCACCTCGCCGACGGCCGGATACAGCAGATCCTGCAGCAGCGTGAGTTGTTCCCGATCCGCGAACACCTCCCGCGCCACGGCGGCGCGGTCGATGCCGCCGTCGGCCCGCCGCGCCGCCGGAAACGCGGCGCGCACCTCTCGCATCACTGCCGCATCCGACTCCAGCAGCGTGCGAACCGTCGCATCGGAGTCAATCACCCGCGCGCCAAGCGCCCGCAGCATCGCGCCCACCGTCGACTTGCCCGCGCCGATGTTGCCGGTGAGTCCCCAGACCGGATGCTTGGCCATTGGCTAGCCTGCGTCGCGCAGGATCGGCCACTTTCGGCGCCGAGCAATCAATTCGAGACGCGCGTTGGGCCACACCGCCACGGGGTGGCCGACGAGTTGCAGCAGGTCGAGATCGCGCTCCGTATCGGCGTAGGCCAGGCTGCGCGCGAGGTCAATCGGCCGCTCGGCGTCCTGATCCATGGCCATGACTCGCCGCACTTTCTCCGCGCCCGTCACCGTGTCGCCAATCACCCGACCCGTGACCTGGCCTGCGGAAACTTCCACTCGGGTTCCAACCACCACGTCGAATCCCAGCGCCTCTTGCACGGGCGCCAGGAACGGCTCGTAGGTGGCGGACACAAGCGCGGTGCAATAGCCATCAGCCTTGTGCTGGCGCACCATCTCGGCCACCCGCTCGCGCATGGACGGACGGAAGGCGGTTTCCCACGCATGCTGCACGAGGGCGGCGAGCTCCCGCTCGTCCATCCCACGCACTGTCGCCCACGCGGCCGGCATCCAGCACCGCACCATGAAATCCGCGCTCACCAGGCCGACCTTACTCGCGAGGATGACGGGCAACTGGCGCGCGATCATCCGCGCCTTGCGACGTCTCCACGCGCTGCGTCCGCCCATCCACGACTCGATGGCCTGCCACACCTCGCCGGTGACGAGG
The sequence above is a segment of the Chloroflexota bacterium genome. Coding sequences within it:
- the thrC gene encoding threonine synthase; this translates as MTLSVPAGVIERYLEFLPFAGAAPDLTIGEGGTPLVRAPVLEARTGIREVWLKLEGCNPTGSFKDRGMVVAVAKALEAKARALICASTGNTAASAAAYGARAGVTTVCVVPHDSTASGKMAQTRMFGARVVAVTGTFDHALTIVRRLAERDGVELVNSVNPHRLEGQKTAAFEIVDALGDAPDELYLPVGNAGNIAAYWRGFVGYREAGRATKTPVLRGFQAEGAAPMVLGHPIDDPVTQASAIRIGNPANWDEAAAARDASDGSIEAVPEPAIAEAYRLLAQEMGVFVEPASAAGVAGLLQRRAGGPASPERVVCVLTGSGLKDPDTALRESDEPITTPPDLDAVTRVLGWSD
- the coaE gene encoding dephospho-CoA kinase (Dephospho-CoA kinase (CoaE) performs the final step in coenzyme A biosynthesis.) yields the protein MAKHPVWGLTGNIGAGKSTVGAMLRALGARVIDSDATVRTLLESDAAVMREVRAAFPAARRADGGIDRAAVAREVFADREQLTLLQDLLYPAVGEVTDALLAEATDAPATFIEAINVVEGPSGGRLDGLWLVEADSELLVERVVASGRLSADQIRARLAMQADPDEKAEAFRGLRPERPIVRLDNNGSPEELRTQVTARWNDLLAG
- a CDS encoding HAD-IB family hydrolase, with the protein product MPDQAPAPQAAAIFDFNGTLVTGEVWQAIESWMGGRSAWRRRKARMIARQLPVILASKVGLVSADFMVRCWMPAAWATVRGMDERELAALVQHAWETAFRPSMRERVAEMVRQHKADGYCTALVSATYEPFLAPVQEALGFDVVVGTRVEVSAGQVTGRVIGDTVTGAEKVRRVMAMDQDAERPIDLARSLAYADTERDLDLLQLVGHPVAVWPNARLELIARRRKWPILRDAG